Proteins from a genomic interval of Rosa chinensis cultivar Old Blush chromosome 2, RchiOBHm-V2, whole genome shotgun sequence:
- the LOC112188099 gene encoding uncharacterized protein LOC112188099, with the protein MEQNNLPVIAKKLWSIVRVAFFMLRKGISKRKLLLDLNMMMKRGKLASKALSNLMFHHHHDGSSSSSAASAAQREYEFSCSNTPNYRFHLMSGKRRGHHSNHSHFFGCAHAPATQEDDVAAVNAVKAVLEILNNHEVVTAVEASPMSTPFQTPSLPGFGRSPMVRQLRITDSPFPLREADEDSHVDKAAEEFIERFYKNLRQQK; encoded by the coding sequence ATGGAACAAAATAATCTACCCGTTATAGCCAAGAAACTATGGAGCATAGTACGTGTGGCTTTCTTCATGCTAAGAAAAGGCATCTCAAAGCGAAAGCTCCTGCTAGACCTCAACATGATGATGAAGCGCGGCAAGCTCGCCAGCAAAGCCCTGAGCAACCTCATgttccaccaccaccacgacggctcctcctcttcttcagcAGCCTCCGCCGCCCAGCGCGAGTATGAGTTCAGCTGCAGCAACACGCCCAACTACCGCTTCCATCTCATGAGTGGCAAGCGCCGCGGTCACCACAGCAACCACAGCCACTTCTTTGGGTGCGCCCACGCTCCTGCCACTCAAGAAGATGATGTGGCGGCGGTCAATGCCGTTAAGGCTGTGCTGGAGATTCTGAATAATCATGAGGTGGTGACAGCGGTGGAGGCGTCTCCGATGTCGACTCCATTTCAGACGCCTTCACTTCCAGGGTTCGGGCGGAGCCCAATGGTCCGCCAGCTGAGGATAACGGACTCACCGTTTCCGTTGAGGGAGGCCGACGAGGACAGCCACGTGGACAAAGCGGCGGAGGAGTTTATTGAGAGGTTTTACAAGAATTTGAGACAGCAGAAGTAA
- the LOC112188879 gene encoding uncharacterized protein LOC112188879 — MAPHGEAIATSYSTSTKNISKSKPPRLSFSSDSLKRTISDISFELSKESSIEDLKALQPISEVEDARCECCGMSEECTPEYIDRVRNKYLGKWICGLCAEAVKEELEKNGGNKEEALNAHISACVRFNKYSRAYPVLFQAEAMKDMLKKSNPEGRSMRAKSISPRDKGGSRKGVIARSSSCIPAITREII; from the coding sequence ATGGCGCCTCATGGAGAAGCTATTGCTACCTCTTACTCTACATCCACCAAAAACATCTCCAAATCCAAACCACCAAGGCTCTCATTCTCATCCGATAGCCTTAAAAGAACCATATCTGATATCTCATTCGAACTCAGCAAGGAGAGCTCTATCGAGGATCTTAAAGCACTCCAACCCATTTCAGAGGTTGAAGACGCAAGGTGCGAGTGTTGTGGCATGAGCGAAGAGTGCACGCCTGAGTACATAGACCGAGTACGAAACAAGTACTTGGGGAAGTGGATATGTGGGTTGTGTGCTGAGGCAGTGAAAGAAGAGCTGGAAAAAAATGGAGGGAACAAAGAAGAGGCCTTGAATGCACATATAAGTGCATGTGTTAGGTTTAACAAGTATAGTAGGGCTTATCCGGTTTTGTTCCAAGCTGAAGCTATGAAAGATATGTTGAAGAAGAGCAATCCAGAAGGGAGAAGTATGAGGGCTAAGTCCATCAGTCCTAGGGACAAAGGGGGATCAAGGAAGGGTGTGATTGCTCGGAGTTCGAGCTGTATTCCGGCAATTACTAGGGAGATTATATGA